The proteins below come from a single Pseudochaenichthys georgianus chromosome 14, fPseGeo1.2, whole genome shotgun sequence genomic window:
- the tcerg1b gene encoding transcription elongation regulator 1 isoform X1 — protein MVQQAVRFRSPAPAPVPAQTPVLRGPPPLLRPPPPPFGMMRGPPPRPPFARPPFDPNMPPIPPPGSMPPPIGPPHLQRPPFLPPPMGNLPPPPGMLFPPGMPPVIASGAPAEEIWVENKTSEGKAYYYNARTRESSWSKPDGVKIIQQSELNPLLVAGSGPNVTAAGSSSSVNTTASSTSAMQTQALSTTPSRTLASSPDSSSHSPSVTISAPVVADLPPVATVSSNVAVSPVTVVTVSTVPSPVTAVQTMSLMPAGLPHNVGQPTAALPAFPPVMVPPFRVPLPGMHIPLPVQLFPKDGSIGGTDMGGTWPLYGFQKNLSVAMMQIVGAPCVKAGPGPNGMLPGMGPPLVSMMHPQLTLSAPVSMAGSMHLPEWSEYKTADGKTYYYNNRTLESTWEKPPALVEKEKEAERIKERLAQEEAEAMEMEDEENKMENSNNEKEELKEEEMTEEEKAAQKARPVATNPIPGTPWCVVWTGDERVFFYNPTTRLSMWDRPDELVGRADVDKHIQEPPHKRGLEEVKKTVPGVNKEEPELAIATEENQDEEPTKAKKRKKEEVKEADSEKEAAMEAELRAARERAVVPLEARMTQFREMLLERGVSAFSTWDKELHKIVFDPRYLLLNPKERKQVFDQYVKTRAEEERKEKKNKLMQAKDEFRRMMEEAKFTPRTTFSEFAVKHGRDPRFKTIEKMKDREAIFVEFITALRKREKEDSKSRGEKVKLDFFDLLSEQHIEGGQRWSKLKERLETDPRYKGVESSALREELFKQYMDKQAKCVDVDKERELERQARIEVSLREREREVQKARSEQTKEIDREREQHKREEAIQHFKALMSDMVRSSDAAWSDTRRNLRKDHRWESASLLEREEKEKLFNEHVEALAKKKKEHFRQLLDETSMVRSKKITLTTTWKEVKKIIKEDPRCIKFSSSDRKRQREFEDYIKDKYITAKADFRTLLKETKFITYRSRKLIQESEQHLKDVEKVLQNDKRYLVLECVPEERRKLVMFYIEDLDRRGPPPPPTASEPTRRSTK, from the exons ATGGTGCAGCAGGCAGTGCGGTTTCGCAGCCCCGCGCCTGCCCCCGTACCCGCCCAGACACCAGTGCTACGAGGCCCACCACCTCTCCTCAGGCCGCCGCCACCCCCCTTTGGGATGATGAGGGGACCTCCGCCACGACCTCCATTCGCACGCCCCCCCTTTGACCCCAACATGCCGCCCATCCCACCACCAGGAAGCATGCCACCACCCATCGGACcgccacatctacag AGACCTCCGTTCCTTCCGCCTCCCATGGGGAACCTGCCGCCTCCCCCAGGGATGCTGTTTCCTCCAGGGATGCCCCCCGTTATTGCATCTGGAGCCCCGGCAGAGGAAATCTGGGTAGAGAACAAGACGTCTGAGGGAAAG GCATATTACTACAACGCCAGGACTAGAGAGTCATCGTGGAGTAAACCAGATGGTGTAAAAATCATCCAGCAGTCCGAACTGAACCCTCTTCTTGTAGCGGGGTCGGGTCCAAATGTGACGGCAGCTGGCAGTTCCAGCAGTGTCAACACCACAGCCAGCAGCACATCAGCCATGCAGACTCAGGCCCTCTCCACGACCCCCTCCCGCACACTCGCCTCCAGTCCAGACTCCTCCAGCCACTCCCCCTCTGTGACTATTTCAG CCCCTGTTGTAGCAGACCTACCCCCTGTCGCCACAGTGTCTTCAAATGTAGCTGTGTCTCCAGTCACTGTGGTAACAGTTTCCACGGTGCCATCACCTGTAACGGCGGTGCAGACCATGTCACTCATGCCTGCAGGGCTGCCCCACAATGTGGGCCAGCCCACTGCAGCACTACCTGCCTTCCCCCCTGTGATGGTGCCTCCTTTCAGAGTCCCACTGCCGGGCATGCACATCCCTCTACCAG TGCAACTTTTTCCTAAAGACGGTTCCATAGGAGGCACAGACATGGGAGGGACTTGGCCTCTCTATGGTTTCCAAAAGAATTTAA GTGTAGCAATGATGCAGATAGTAGGTGCCCCCTGTGTAAAGGCAGGCCCCGGCCCCAACG GCATGCTTCCTGGCATGGGCCCGCCTTTAGTCTCCATgatgcacccacagctgactctaTCCGCTCCTGTCTCAATGGCCGGATCAATGCATCTCCCCGAGTGGTCAGAGTACAAAACCGCTGACGGGAAAACATACTACTACAACAACCGAACATTGGAGTCCACCTGGGAGAAACCCCCCGCCCTGGTGGAGAAAG AAAAAGAAGCAGAAAGGATCAAAGAGCGTCTGGCCCAAGAGGAAGCGGAGGCGATGGAGATGGAGGACGAAGAGAACAAAATGGAAAACAGTAATAATGAGAAGGAG GAGCTTAAAGAAGAAGAGATGACGGAGGAGGAGAAAGCAGCGCAGAAAGCCAGACCTGTAGCCACCAACCCCATCCCCGGCACGCCATG GTGTGTGGTATGGACGGGGGATGAGCGCGTGTTCTTCTACAACCCGACAACACGGCTGTCCATGTGGGACCGGCCCGATGAGCTGGTCGGCCGCGCTGACGTCGACAAGCACATCCAGGAGCCGCCGCACAAGAGAGGCCTGGAGGAAGTCAAGAAGACGG TCCCAGGTGTCAATAAGGAGGAGCCAGAATTAGCCATCGCTACTGAAGAGAATCAGGATGAGGAGCCCACCAAAGCCAAAAAGAGGAA GAAGGAGGAGGTGAAGGAGGCGGACTCTGAGAAGGAAGCAGCGATGGAGGCCGAGCTCAGAGCTGCCAGAGAGCGAGCTGTCGTTCCGCTAGAGGCCCGGATGACCCAGTTCAGAGAGATGCTGCTGGAGAGAGGG GTGTCTGCATTCTCCACTTGGGACAAAGAGCTTCACAAGATTGTGTTTGACCCTCGCTACCTTCTGCTCAACCCAAAAGAGAGGAAACAG GTGTTTGATCAGTATGTGAAGACGCGagcggaggaggagaggaaggagaagaagaacaagctGATGCAGGCCAAAGACGAGTTCAGGAGGATGATGGAGGAGGCAAAGTTCACACCaag AACAACGTTTAGTGAATTTGCAGTAAAACACGGCCGGGACCCGCGGTTTAAGACCATAGAGAAGATGAAGGACAGGGAGGCCATCTTCGTCGAGTTCATCACTGCTctgaggaagagagagaaagaggactCCAAGTCCAGAGGAGAGAAG GTGAAGCTAGACTTCTTCGATCTCCTAAGTGAGCAGCACATAGAGGGAGGCCAGCGGTGGAGCAAATTAAAAGAGAGGCTTGAAACTGACCCACGATACAAGGGTGTGGAGAGCTCTGCACTCCGAGAAGAACTGTTCAAACAGTACATGGACAAACAAGCCAAG TGCGTGGACGTGGATAAGGAGCGAGAGTTGGAGCGGCAGGCTCGTATCGAGGTCAGCCTCAGAGAGAGGGAGCGGGAGGTGCAGAAAGCTCGCTCAGAGCAGACCAAAGAGATCGACCGGGAGAGGGAGCAGCACAAGAGGGAGGAGGCCATCCAGCATTTCAAAGCGCTCATGTCTGATATG GTACGATCTTCAGATGCAGCATGGTCAGACACACGTCGGAATCTGCGGAAAGACCATCGCTGGGAGTCGGCGTCACTGCTGGAGcgagaggagaaggagaagctGTTTAACGAACACGTAGAAGCACTGgccaagaaaaagaaagaacatTTCCGGCAGCTACTAGATGAGACCAGCATGGTGAGGAGTAAAAAG ATCACACTGACAACCACATGGAAGGAGGTGAAGAAGATTATCAAGGAGGACCCTCGCTGTATTAAATTCTCCTCCAGTGACAGA AAGAGACAGCGGGAGTTTGAAGACTACATCAAAGACAAGTACATCACAGCCAAAGCTGACTTCAGAACTCTGCTGAAGGAGACGAAGTTCATCACATACAG gTCGAGAAAGCTGATACAGGAGTCAGAGCAGCACCTGAAGGATGTGGAGAAAGTTCTTCAGAACGATAAGCGGTACCTCGTGCTGGAGTGTGTCCCCGAGGAGCGCAGGAAACTCGTCATGTTCTACATCGAAGACCTGGACCGCCGTGGCCCGCCTCCTCCCCCTACTGCCTCTGAGCCCACCCGACGCTCCACCAAGTGA
- the tcerg1b gene encoding transcription elongation regulator 1 isoform X5, translated as MVQQAVRFRSPAPAPVPAQTPVLRGPPPLLRPPPPPFGMMRGPPPRPPFARPPFDPNMPPIPPPGSMPPPIGPPHLQRPPFLPPPMGNLPPPPGMLFPPGMPPVIASGAPAEEIWVENKTSEGKAYYYNARTRESSWSKPDGVKIIQQSELNPLLVAGSGPNVTAAGSSSSVNTTASSTSAMQTQALSTTPSRTLASSPDSSSHSPSVTISAPVVADLPPVATVSSNVAVSPVTVVTVSTVPSPVTAVQTMSLMPAGLPHNVGQPTAALPAFPPVMVPPFRVPLPGMHIPLPGVAMMQIVGAPCVKAGPGPNGMLPGMGPPLVSMMHPQLTLSAPVSMAGSMHLPEWSEYKTADGKTYYYNNRTLESTWEKPPALVEKEKEAERIKERLAQEEAEAMEMEDEENKMENSNNEKEELKEEEMTEEEKAAQKARPVATNPIPGTPWCVVWTGDERVFFYNPTTRLSMWDRPDELVGRADVDKHIQEPPHKRGLEEVKKTVPGVNKEEPELAIATEENQDEEPTKAKKRKKEEVKEADSEKEAAMEAELRAARERAVVPLEARMTQFREMLLERGVSAFSTWDKELHKIVFDPRYLLLNPKERKQVFDQYVKTRAEEERKEKKNKLMQAKDEFRRMMEEAKFTPRTTFSEFAVKHGRDPRFKTIEKMKDREAIFVEFITALRKREKEDSKSRGEKVKLDFFDLLSEQHIEGGQRWSKLKERLETDPRYKGVESSALREELFKQYMDKQAKCVDVDKERELERQARIEVSLREREREVQKARSEQTKEIDREREQHKREEAIQHFKALMSDMVRSSDAAWSDTRRNLRKDHRWESASLLEREEKEKLFNEHVEALAKKKKEHFRQLLDETSMVRSKKITLTTTWKEVKKIIKEDPRCIKFSSSDRKRQREFEDYIKDKYITAKADFRTLLKETKFITYRSRKLIQESEQHLKDVEKVLQNDKRYLVLECVPEERRKLVMFYIEDLDRRGPPPPPTASEPTRRSTK; from the exons ATGGTGCAGCAGGCAGTGCGGTTTCGCAGCCCCGCGCCTGCCCCCGTACCCGCCCAGACACCAGTGCTACGAGGCCCACCACCTCTCCTCAGGCCGCCGCCACCCCCCTTTGGGATGATGAGGGGACCTCCGCCACGACCTCCATTCGCACGCCCCCCCTTTGACCCCAACATGCCGCCCATCCCACCACCAGGAAGCATGCCACCACCCATCGGACcgccacatctacag AGACCTCCGTTCCTTCCGCCTCCCATGGGGAACCTGCCGCCTCCCCCAGGGATGCTGTTTCCTCCAGGGATGCCCCCCGTTATTGCATCTGGAGCCCCGGCAGAGGAAATCTGGGTAGAGAACAAGACGTCTGAGGGAAAG GCATATTACTACAACGCCAGGACTAGAGAGTCATCGTGGAGTAAACCAGATGGTGTAAAAATCATCCAGCAGTCCGAACTGAACCCTCTTCTTGTAGCGGGGTCGGGTCCAAATGTGACGGCAGCTGGCAGTTCCAGCAGTGTCAACACCACAGCCAGCAGCACATCAGCCATGCAGACTCAGGCCCTCTCCACGACCCCCTCCCGCACACTCGCCTCCAGTCCAGACTCCTCCAGCCACTCCCCCTCTGTGACTATTTCAG CCCCTGTTGTAGCAGACCTACCCCCTGTCGCCACAGTGTCTTCAAATGTAGCTGTGTCTCCAGTCACTGTGGTAACAGTTTCCACGGTGCCATCACCTGTAACGGCGGTGCAGACCATGTCACTCATGCCTGCAGGGCTGCCCCACAATGTGGGCCAGCCCACTGCAGCACTACCTGCCTTCCCCCCTGTGATGGTGCCTCCTTTCAGAGTCCCACTGCCGGGCATGCACATCCCTCTACCAG GTGTAGCAATGATGCAGATAGTAGGTGCCCCCTGTGTAAAGGCAGGCCCCGGCCCCAACG GCATGCTTCCTGGCATGGGCCCGCCTTTAGTCTCCATgatgcacccacagctgactctaTCCGCTCCTGTCTCAATGGCCGGATCAATGCATCTCCCCGAGTGGTCAGAGTACAAAACCGCTGACGGGAAAACATACTACTACAACAACCGAACATTGGAGTCCACCTGGGAGAAACCCCCCGCCCTGGTGGAGAAAG AAAAAGAAGCAGAAAGGATCAAAGAGCGTCTGGCCCAAGAGGAAGCGGAGGCGATGGAGATGGAGGACGAAGAGAACAAAATGGAAAACAGTAATAATGAGAAGGAG GAGCTTAAAGAAGAAGAGATGACGGAGGAGGAGAAAGCAGCGCAGAAAGCCAGACCTGTAGCCACCAACCCCATCCCCGGCACGCCATG GTGTGTGGTATGGACGGGGGATGAGCGCGTGTTCTTCTACAACCCGACAACACGGCTGTCCATGTGGGACCGGCCCGATGAGCTGGTCGGCCGCGCTGACGTCGACAAGCACATCCAGGAGCCGCCGCACAAGAGAGGCCTGGAGGAAGTCAAGAAGACGG TCCCAGGTGTCAATAAGGAGGAGCCAGAATTAGCCATCGCTACTGAAGAGAATCAGGATGAGGAGCCCACCAAAGCCAAAAAGAGGAA GAAGGAGGAGGTGAAGGAGGCGGACTCTGAGAAGGAAGCAGCGATGGAGGCCGAGCTCAGAGCTGCCAGAGAGCGAGCTGTCGTTCCGCTAGAGGCCCGGATGACCCAGTTCAGAGAGATGCTGCTGGAGAGAGGG GTGTCTGCATTCTCCACTTGGGACAAAGAGCTTCACAAGATTGTGTTTGACCCTCGCTACCTTCTGCTCAACCCAAAAGAGAGGAAACAG GTGTTTGATCAGTATGTGAAGACGCGagcggaggaggagaggaaggagaagaagaacaagctGATGCAGGCCAAAGACGAGTTCAGGAGGATGATGGAGGAGGCAAAGTTCACACCaag AACAACGTTTAGTGAATTTGCAGTAAAACACGGCCGGGACCCGCGGTTTAAGACCATAGAGAAGATGAAGGACAGGGAGGCCATCTTCGTCGAGTTCATCACTGCTctgaggaagagagagaaagaggactCCAAGTCCAGAGGAGAGAAG GTGAAGCTAGACTTCTTCGATCTCCTAAGTGAGCAGCACATAGAGGGAGGCCAGCGGTGGAGCAAATTAAAAGAGAGGCTTGAAACTGACCCACGATACAAGGGTGTGGAGAGCTCTGCACTCCGAGAAGAACTGTTCAAACAGTACATGGACAAACAAGCCAAG TGCGTGGACGTGGATAAGGAGCGAGAGTTGGAGCGGCAGGCTCGTATCGAGGTCAGCCTCAGAGAGAGGGAGCGGGAGGTGCAGAAAGCTCGCTCAGAGCAGACCAAAGAGATCGACCGGGAGAGGGAGCAGCACAAGAGGGAGGAGGCCATCCAGCATTTCAAAGCGCTCATGTCTGATATG GTACGATCTTCAGATGCAGCATGGTCAGACACACGTCGGAATCTGCGGAAAGACCATCGCTGGGAGTCGGCGTCACTGCTGGAGcgagaggagaaggagaagctGTTTAACGAACACGTAGAAGCACTGgccaagaaaaagaaagaacatTTCCGGCAGCTACTAGATGAGACCAGCATGGTGAGGAGTAAAAAG ATCACACTGACAACCACATGGAAGGAGGTGAAGAAGATTATCAAGGAGGACCCTCGCTGTATTAAATTCTCCTCCAGTGACAGA AAGAGACAGCGGGAGTTTGAAGACTACATCAAAGACAAGTACATCACAGCCAAAGCTGACTTCAGAACTCTGCTGAAGGAGACGAAGTTCATCACATACAG gTCGAGAAAGCTGATACAGGAGTCAGAGCAGCACCTGAAGGATGTGGAGAAAGTTCTTCAGAACGATAAGCGGTACCTCGTGCTGGAGTGTGTCCCCGAGGAGCGCAGGAAACTCGTCATGTTCTACATCGAAGACCTGGACCGCCGTGGCCCGCCTCCTCCCCCTACTGCCTCTGAGCCCACCCGACGCTCCACCAAGTGA
- the tcerg1b gene encoding transcription elongation regulator 1 isoform X4, with protein sequence MVQQAVRFRSPAPAPVPAQTPVLRGPPPLLRPPPPPFGMMRGPPPRPPFARPPFDPNMPPIPPPGSMPPPIGPPHLQRPPFLPPPMGNLPPPPGMLFPPGMPPVIASGAPAEEIWVENKTSEGKAYYYNARTRESSWSKPDGVKIIQQSELNPLLVAGSGPNVTAAGSSSSVNTTASSTSAMQTQALSTTPSRTLASSPDSSSHSPSVTISAPVVADLPPVATVSSNVAVSPVTVVTVSTVPSPVTAVQTMSLMPAGLPHNVGQPTAALPAFPPVMVPPFRVPLPGMHIPLPVQLFPKDGSIGGTDMGGTWPLYGFQKNLSMLPGMGPPLVSMMHPQLTLSAPVSMAGSMHLPEWSEYKTADGKTYYYNNRTLESTWEKPPALVEKEKEAERIKERLAQEEAEAMEMEDEENKMENSNNEKEELKEEEMTEEEKAAQKARPVATNPIPGTPWCVVWTGDERVFFYNPTTRLSMWDRPDELVGRADVDKHIQEPPHKRGLEEVKKTVPGVNKEEPELAIATEENQDEEPTKAKKRKKEEVKEADSEKEAAMEAELRAARERAVVPLEARMTQFREMLLERGVSAFSTWDKELHKIVFDPRYLLLNPKERKQVFDQYVKTRAEEERKEKKNKLMQAKDEFRRMMEEAKFTPRTTFSEFAVKHGRDPRFKTIEKMKDREAIFVEFITALRKREKEDSKSRGEKVKLDFFDLLSEQHIEGGQRWSKLKERLETDPRYKGVESSALREELFKQYMDKQAKCVDVDKERELERQARIEVSLREREREVQKARSEQTKEIDREREQHKREEAIQHFKALMSDMVRSSDAAWSDTRRNLRKDHRWESASLLEREEKEKLFNEHVEALAKKKKEHFRQLLDETSMVRSKKITLTTTWKEVKKIIKEDPRCIKFSSSDRKRQREFEDYIKDKYITAKADFRTLLKETKFITYRSRKLIQESEQHLKDVEKVLQNDKRYLVLECVPEERRKLVMFYIEDLDRRGPPPPPTASEPTRRSTK encoded by the exons ATGGTGCAGCAGGCAGTGCGGTTTCGCAGCCCCGCGCCTGCCCCCGTACCCGCCCAGACACCAGTGCTACGAGGCCCACCACCTCTCCTCAGGCCGCCGCCACCCCCCTTTGGGATGATGAGGGGACCTCCGCCACGACCTCCATTCGCACGCCCCCCCTTTGACCCCAACATGCCGCCCATCCCACCACCAGGAAGCATGCCACCACCCATCGGACcgccacatctacag AGACCTCCGTTCCTTCCGCCTCCCATGGGGAACCTGCCGCCTCCCCCAGGGATGCTGTTTCCTCCAGGGATGCCCCCCGTTATTGCATCTGGAGCCCCGGCAGAGGAAATCTGGGTAGAGAACAAGACGTCTGAGGGAAAG GCATATTACTACAACGCCAGGACTAGAGAGTCATCGTGGAGTAAACCAGATGGTGTAAAAATCATCCAGCAGTCCGAACTGAACCCTCTTCTTGTAGCGGGGTCGGGTCCAAATGTGACGGCAGCTGGCAGTTCCAGCAGTGTCAACACCACAGCCAGCAGCACATCAGCCATGCAGACTCAGGCCCTCTCCACGACCCCCTCCCGCACACTCGCCTCCAGTCCAGACTCCTCCAGCCACTCCCCCTCTGTGACTATTTCAG CCCCTGTTGTAGCAGACCTACCCCCTGTCGCCACAGTGTCTTCAAATGTAGCTGTGTCTCCAGTCACTGTGGTAACAGTTTCCACGGTGCCATCACCTGTAACGGCGGTGCAGACCATGTCACTCATGCCTGCAGGGCTGCCCCACAATGTGGGCCAGCCCACTGCAGCACTACCTGCCTTCCCCCCTGTGATGGTGCCTCCTTTCAGAGTCCCACTGCCGGGCATGCACATCCCTCTACCAG TGCAACTTTTTCCTAAAGACGGTTCCATAGGAGGCACAGACATGGGAGGGACTTGGCCTCTCTATGGTTTCCAAAAGAATTTAA GCATGCTTCCTGGCATGGGCCCGCCTTTAGTCTCCATgatgcacccacagctgactctaTCCGCTCCTGTCTCAATGGCCGGATCAATGCATCTCCCCGAGTGGTCAGAGTACAAAACCGCTGACGGGAAAACATACTACTACAACAACCGAACATTGGAGTCCACCTGGGAGAAACCCCCCGCCCTGGTGGAGAAAG AAAAAGAAGCAGAAAGGATCAAAGAGCGTCTGGCCCAAGAGGAAGCGGAGGCGATGGAGATGGAGGACGAAGAGAACAAAATGGAAAACAGTAATAATGAGAAGGAG GAGCTTAAAGAAGAAGAGATGACGGAGGAGGAGAAAGCAGCGCAGAAAGCCAGACCTGTAGCCACCAACCCCATCCCCGGCACGCCATG GTGTGTGGTATGGACGGGGGATGAGCGCGTGTTCTTCTACAACCCGACAACACGGCTGTCCATGTGGGACCGGCCCGATGAGCTGGTCGGCCGCGCTGACGTCGACAAGCACATCCAGGAGCCGCCGCACAAGAGAGGCCTGGAGGAAGTCAAGAAGACGG TCCCAGGTGTCAATAAGGAGGAGCCAGAATTAGCCATCGCTACTGAAGAGAATCAGGATGAGGAGCCCACCAAAGCCAAAAAGAGGAA GAAGGAGGAGGTGAAGGAGGCGGACTCTGAGAAGGAAGCAGCGATGGAGGCCGAGCTCAGAGCTGCCAGAGAGCGAGCTGTCGTTCCGCTAGAGGCCCGGATGACCCAGTTCAGAGAGATGCTGCTGGAGAGAGGG GTGTCTGCATTCTCCACTTGGGACAAAGAGCTTCACAAGATTGTGTTTGACCCTCGCTACCTTCTGCTCAACCCAAAAGAGAGGAAACAG GTGTTTGATCAGTATGTGAAGACGCGagcggaggaggagaggaaggagaagaagaacaagctGATGCAGGCCAAAGACGAGTTCAGGAGGATGATGGAGGAGGCAAAGTTCACACCaag AACAACGTTTAGTGAATTTGCAGTAAAACACGGCCGGGACCCGCGGTTTAAGACCATAGAGAAGATGAAGGACAGGGAGGCCATCTTCGTCGAGTTCATCACTGCTctgaggaagagagagaaagaggactCCAAGTCCAGAGGAGAGAAG GTGAAGCTAGACTTCTTCGATCTCCTAAGTGAGCAGCACATAGAGGGAGGCCAGCGGTGGAGCAAATTAAAAGAGAGGCTTGAAACTGACCCACGATACAAGGGTGTGGAGAGCTCTGCACTCCGAGAAGAACTGTTCAAACAGTACATGGACAAACAAGCCAAG TGCGTGGACGTGGATAAGGAGCGAGAGTTGGAGCGGCAGGCTCGTATCGAGGTCAGCCTCAGAGAGAGGGAGCGGGAGGTGCAGAAAGCTCGCTCAGAGCAGACCAAAGAGATCGACCGGGAGAGGGAGCAGCACAAGAGGGAGGAGGCCATCCAGCATTTCAAAGCGCTCATGTCTGATATG GTACGATCTTCAGATGCAGCATGGTCAGACACACGTCGGAATCTGCGGAAAGACCATCGCTGGGAGTCGGCGTCACTGCTGGAGcgagaggagaaggagaagctGTTTAACGAACACGTAGAAGCACTGgccaagaaaaagaaagaacatTTCCGGCAGCTACTAGATGAGACCAGCATGGTGAGGAGTAAAAAG ATCACACTGACAACCACATGGAAGGAGGTGAAGAAGATTATCAAGGAGGACCCTCGCTGTATTAAATTCTCCTCCAGTGACAGA AAGAGACAGCGGGAGTTTGAAGACTACATCAAAGACAAGTACATCACAGCCAAAGCTGACTTCAGAACTCTGCTGAAGGAGACGAAGTTCATCACATACAG gTCGAGAAAGCTGATACAGGAGTCAGAGCAGCACCTGAAGGATGTGGAGAAAGTTCTTCAGAACGATAAGCGGTACCTCGTGCTGGAGTGTGTCCCCGAGGAGCGCAGGAAACTCGTCATGTTCTACATCGAAGACCTGGACCGCCGTGGCCCGCCTCCTCCCCCTACTGCCTCTGAGCCCACCCGACGCTCCACCAAGTGA